The following coding sequences lie in one Natrarchaeobius halalkaliphilus genomic window:
- a CDS encoding 4-phosphopantoate--beta-alanine ligase, whose amino-acid sequence MSDYDTVSADVEHEDEIPEDHPRYQDLLTRHRIEKGVDKGITHLQGMHAEGRGSAFDYLLGEETIPSANDAERAAAAELLLAERPVLSINGNVAALVPGEMVDLADAVGADLEVNLFNRTPERIAAIASHLREHGAEEVKGLEGDARIPNLDHQRAKVDADGIYAADVVLVPLEDGDRAEALDEMGKTEIVIDLNPLSRSPQVAEVPIVDNIVRAVPNMTEHARELAGSNEDALRTIVDEFDRTKALEAAESRIRNGL is encoded by the coding sequence GTGAGCGACTACGACACCGTCTCTGCCGACGTCGAACACGAAGACGAGATTCCGGAGGATCACCCGCGTTATCAGGATCTCCTCACCCGCCACCGAATCGAGAAGGGCGTCGACAAGGGAATCACGCATCTCCAGGGAATGCACGCCGAGGGCCGTGGTAGCGCCTTCGATTATCTGCTCGGTGAAGAGACGATTCCCAGCGCGAACGACGCAGAGCGGGCGGCCGCCGCGGAACTCCTGCTCGCGGAGCGACCGGTGCTTTCGATCAACGGTAACGTCGCGGCGCTCGTCCCCGGCGAGATGGTCGACCTCGCGGACGCCGTCGGCGCCGACCTCGAGGTCAACCTGTTCAATCGAACTCCCGAACGCATCGCGGCCATCGCGTCCCACTTGCGCGAACACGGAGCCGAGGAGGTAAAAGGACTGGAGGGCGACGCACGCATTCCGAACCTCGACCATCAGCGTGCGAAAGTCGATGCCGACGGCATCTACGCGGCGGACGTCGTGCTCGTGCCGCTCGAGGACGGTGATCGGGCCGAGGCGCTCGACGAAATGGGAAAAACCGAGATCGTCATCGATCTGAATCCGCTCTCGCGCTCCCCGCAGGTCGCAGAGGTTCCGATCGTGGACAACATCGTTCGAGCGGTGCCGAATATGACCGAACACGCGCGCGAACTCGCGGGGTCAAACGAGGATGCTCTCCGCACCATCGTCGACGAGTTCGACCGGACGAAAGCCCTCGAAGCGGCTGAATCCCGTATTCGAAACGGCCTCTGA
- a CDS encoding linear amide C-N hydrolase, protein MCTRLVYLGPENRVLTARSMDWKEDIGTNIWVLPRGVERDGEVDSNSMTWTSEYGSVIATAYDIATTDGMNEAGLAANLLWLSESEYPERGGETPAMSISLWTQYMLDRFATVAEVVAHIRREDVTVVTEQVPGDDRLATVHLSLSDATGDSAILEYIDGELVVHHDRDFQVMTNSPTFDKQLALAEYWEEIGGTVMLPGTNRPADRFARASFYVDAIPQVEDRRTATAGVFGVIRNVSVPHGITTPDAPHISSTRWRSVADHKDRIYYFESALAPNAFWVELDELDFSVGSETRALDLGPDQSTVYAGDVSDQLQITDPFSFLGAATG, encoded by the coding sequence ATGTGTACTCGTCTGGTCTATCTCGGTCCCGAAAACCGCGTTCTCACGGCTCGATCGATGGACTGGAAGGAAGATATCGGGACGAACATCTGGGTGCTTCCTCGCGGTGTCGAACGCGACGGCGAGGTCGACTCGAACTCGATGACCTGGACGTCCGAGTACGGAAGCGTGATCGCGACCGCTTACGACATCGCCACCACCGACGGCATGAACGAAGCCGGTCTGGCGGCCAACCTGTTGTGGCTGTCCGAGTCGGAGTATCCCGAACGGGGCGGCGAAACGCCGGCAATGTCGATCTCGCTGTGGACTCAGTATATGCTCGACAGGTTCGCCACGGTTGCCGAGGTCGTCGCACACATCCGTCGAGAGGACGTTACGGTCGTAACCGAGCAGGTGCCGGGTGACGATCGTCTGGCGACGGTCCACCTCTCCCTGTCGGATGCCACGGGCGACAGCGCGATCCTGGAGTATATCGACGGCGAACTCGTCGTTCACCACGATCGTGACTTTCAGGTGATGACAAACTCTCCCACGTTCGACAAGCAACTTGCACTGGCCGAGTACTGGGAGGAGATCGGCGGCACGGTTATGTTACCGGGGACGAACCGGCCGGCCGACCGGTTTGCGAGGGCGAGTTTTTACGTCGACGCGATACCACAGGTCGAGGATCGTCGAACAGCGACCGCCGGCGTATTCGGCGTGATTCGGAACGTCTCCGTTCCACACGGCATCACCACGCCCGACGCACCGCACATCTCTTCGACGCGTTGGCGATCCGTCGCAGACCACAAAGACCGCATCTACTACTTCGAGTCGGCGCTCGCCCCGAACGCATTCTGGGTGGAACTCGACGAGCTCGACTTTTCGGTCGGTTCCGAGACTCGAGCGCTCGATCTCGGACCCGATCAGTCCACCGTCTACGCCGGGGACGTTTCCGACCAGCTACAGATCACGGATCCGTTCTCGTTTCTCGGAGCAGCCACCGGATAG
- a CDS encoding right-handed parallel beta-helix repeat-containing protein — MSGTTATHLVFFIILLVASSAFALTLVGHTHVVSDAIDGYGSTTVDEIETEIAVISDPESHATIYDPRDEDDQVSVLVSNIGDSSIPLGGNDVGIVIDGEYVSDPHVEILEDPSASVWQPESTARISFDRELDPGAHRLVVSVASNEDVLEFEVPEIGDPAAVSYEAEPDNETVDDGETIAYEVTIEDGFGDPVGEDVEVEADATDGFDVEINGDGDVTTELTDADGKVTLDVSSDTTQDDVDVVFTELVNGNSATGNATWEGEQEDGSLSGIVSTETEDGDDEDLEGETVTIENSPEQTATVDADGSYEFDDVDGGEYTLWIDADGHRYYETTVIVDGSTTHDVPLLGNVENVDAETSYRSLDAAADDVADEETLELAETTYDASEGGSSAVDVTASNVTVRSLGTREETVLDAGGADVGLSVRGEGGTVDGLTLTNVDPSGTGIELASAPGATLENVDVSETGVGIAVDGSDAVQLTKLEATGNDDVGVRVSDSDEIELEDVYLTGNGDGIRISENTIFTLRHSTVSNNVGDGVSVTDSTDLTLSDTVVSDNGGDGLRIFDGTSISVDYTRFADNGVDGIHLRDTNNVDIVYVELLENERNGALVQADEAVIDPSENYFRIWYSNVVDNGEHGMWAEDSEKPDGGNGDLGDGELRVDDEKITGEENWWGDEDGPEAAGANGVSDETIRFEPVSEGEHGQAGPR; from the coding sequence ATGTCAGGAACGACAGCAACGCATCTCGTGTTCTTCATCATCCTCCTGGTCGCCTCGTCAGCGTTTGCGCTGACGCTCGTCGGCCACACTCACGTGGTCAGCGACGCAATCGACGGATACGGATCGACGACGGTGGACGAAATCGAGACCGAGATCGCCGTGATCAGCGATCCCGAGAGTCACGCAACAATCTACGATCCGCGGGACGAAGACGATCAGGTGAGCGTTCTCGTTTCGAATATCGGTGATAGTTCGATCCCGCTCGGCGGAAACGATGTCGGAATCGTGATCGACGGCGAGTACGTTTCCGATCCACACGTCGAAATCCTCGAGGATCCGTCGGCGTCGGTCTGGCAACCGGAGTCGACCGCACGGATCAGCTTCGATCGGGAGCTGGATCCGGGAGCCCACCGGCTGGTCGTCAGCGTCGCTTCGAACGAGGACGTCCTCGAGTTCGAGGTTCCGGAAATCGGTGATCCTGCGGCGGTGTCCTACGAGGCCGAGCCGGACAACGAGACGGTCGACGACGGCGAGACGATCGCGTACGAGGTGACGATCGAGGACGGGTTCGGTGATCCCGTCGGAGAAGACGTCGAGGTGGAAGCCGACGCGACGGACGGGTTCGACGTCGAGATCAACGGAGACGGGGACGTGACGACCGAACTGACCGATGCCGACGGAAAGGTGACGCTCGACGTGAGCTCCGATACGACGCAGGACGACGTCGACGTCGTATTCACCGAACTGGTGAACGGGAATTCGGCCACCGGGAACGCCACCTGGGAGGGCGAACAGGAGGACGGCTCGCTCTCGGGAATCGTCTCGACGGAGACGGAAGACGGTGATGACGAGGATCTCGAAGGCGAAACCGTGACCATCGAGAACAGTCCGGAGCAGACGGCCACGGTCGACGCCGACGGCAGCTACGAGTTCGACGACGTCGACGGCGGAGAGTATACCCTCTGGATCGACGCCGACGGCCACCGGTACTACGAGACGACGGTCATCGTCGACGGCTCGACGACGCACGACGTTCCGCTTCTCGGGAACGTCGAGAACGTCGACGCGGAGACGAGTTATCGGTCACTCGACGCGGCTGCTGACGACGTGGCCGACGAGGAGACACTCGAGCTCGCTGAAACGACGTACGATGCCTCCGAGGGCGGGTCCTCGGCGGTCGACGTCACCGCCTCGAACGTCACGGTTCGGTCGCTCGGAACTCGCGAGGAAACCGTCCTCGACGCTGGCGGCGCGGACGTCGGCCTCTCGGTGAGGGGAGAAGGAGGTACGGTCGACGGGCTCACACTTACGAACGTGGATCCGTCCGGCACCGGGATCGAACTCGCGTCCGCGCCCGGTGCGACGCTCGAGAACGTCGACGTCAGTGAGACGGGGGTCGGAATAGCCGTCGACGGATCCGACGCCGTCCAACTGACGAAGCTCGAGGCAACCGGAAACGACGATGTCGGCGTCCGCGTATCGGACAGCGACGAGATCGAACTCGAGGACGTATACCTCACCGGAAACGGTGACGGGATTCGGATCTCCGAGAACACGATATTCACGCTCCGGCACAGCACCGTCTCGAACAACGTGGGAGATGGTGTATCAGTTACTGACAGTACGGATCTCACCCTCAGTGATACCGTCGTTTCCGACAACGGCGGAGACGGATTGCGGATATTCGACGGCACCTCGATTTCCGTCGACTACACCCGCTTTGCGGATAACGGCGTGGACGGAATCCACCTGAGAGACACGAATAACGTCGATATCGTCTACGTCGAGTTACTCGAGAACGAACGCAACGGAGCGCTCGTTCAGGCGGACGAAGCGGTCATCGATCCGAGCGAGAACTATTTCCGCATCTGGTACAGTAACGTCGTCGACAACGGCGAGCACGGGATGTGGGCCGAGGACAGCGAGAAACCCGACGGCGGAAACGGCGATCTCGGTGATGGTGAACTCCGGGTCGACGACGAGAAAATAACCGGCGAAGAAAACTGGTGGGGTGACGAAGACGGTCCCGAAGCGGCCGGGGCAAACGGCGTGAGTGATGAAACCATCCGGTTCGAGCCCGTCTCCGAAGGCGAACACGGACAGGCCGGACCCCGGTAA
- a CDS encoding tyrosine--tRNA ligase, with protein sequence MDTYDLIMRNAEEVVTDEEVRELADDPAGKRAYVGYEPSGVLHIGHLLTANKLIDLQEAGLDVVVLLADVHAYLNGKGTFEEIRDTAERMKAQFIAYGLEEDKTEFVYGSSFQLEEDYTLDLHELELSTTMNRAQRAMAELQSGETAKVSHLVYPLMQVLDIEYLDLDLAVGGLDQRKVHMLAREELPELEYDARPCLHTPIVADLTSGEGKMSSSEGATISMEDSTEELEEKVNSAFCPPTRDPEGDLENPVLELFEYHVFPRFETVVVERPEEYGGPLSYEAYDSLADDLESGELHPADAKGTLASYLDELIEPGRRTLRELRAES encoded by the coding sequence ATGGATACCTACGACCTGATCATGCGAAACGCCGAGGAGGTCGTTACCGACGAGGAGGTGCGCGAGCTCGCGGACGATCCGGCGGGCAAACGCGCCTACGTCGGTTACGAGCCCTCCGGCGTTCTCCACATCGGCCACCTGTTGACGGCGAACAAACTGATCGACCTCCAGGAAGCTGGTCTGGACGTCGTCGTTCTCCTCGCGGACGTCCACGCCTACCTCAACGGAAAAGGGACCTTCGAGGAGATCCGCGACACGGCGGAGCGGATGAAAGCCCAGTTCATCGCCTACGGTCTCGAGGAGGACAAAACCGAGTTCGTCTACGGCTCGTCGTTCCAGCTCGAGGAAGACTATACGCTCGACCTGCACGAACTCGAGCTTTCGACGACGATGAACCGCGCCCAGCGAGCGATGGCCGAGCTGCAATCGGGCGAGACCGCAAAAGTGAGTCACCTCGTTTATCCGCTGATGCAGGTCCTGGATATCGAGTACCTCGATCTGGATCTCGCGGTCGGTGGACTCGATCAGCGCAAAGTCCACATGCTCGCTCGCGAGGAGCTTCCGGAACTCGAGTACGACGCTCGACCGTGTCTGCACACGCCAATCGTGGCCGACCTGACGAGCGGGGAGGGCAAGATGTCCTCGAGCGAGGGCGCGACGATCTCGATGGAGGACTCGACCGAGGAACTCGAGGAGAAAGTCAACTCGGCGTTTTGCCCGCCGACGCGCGATCCCGAGGGCGATCTCGAGAACCCGGTGCTCGAACTGTTCGAGTACCACGTCTTCCCCCGATTCGAAACCGTGGTCGTCGAGCGACCGGAGGAGTACGGCGGTCCCCTCTCGTACGAGGCGTACGACTCCCTCGCGGACGACCTCGAGTCCGGCGAGCTCCATCCGGCCGACGCCAAGGGGACCCTCGCGAGTTACCTGGACGAACTTATCGAACCGGGTCGACGGACGTTACGAGAGCTGCGAGCCGAATCGTAG
- the rpl18a gene encoding 50S ribosomal protein L18Ae: MSQFTVTGRFKSRDGLAEFETTIDAENENVAREHVLSQLGSQHGLNRTQIDLEEVAQR; encoded by the coding sequence ATGAGTCAATTTACGGTCACCGGTCGGTTCAAAAGCCGCGACGGACTCGCGGAGTTCGAAACGACGATCGACGCCGAAAACGAGAACGTGGCTCGCGAGCACGTACTCTCCCAACTCGGCAGCCAGCACGGACTCAACCGCACCCAGATCGACCTCGAGGAGGTCGCCCAGCGATGA
- the pfdA gene encoding prefoldin subunit alpha produces the protein MSQQQLQQLSQEIQEIQQQIEAMQANVESVQQEKTEADEAIDALETLETGSTVQVPLGGGAYLRASIEDIDEAIVELGAEYAAEFEQDGAISVLENKKENLDDRIDEINEEIAELESESTELEQQAQQIQQQAMQQQMQGMGQGPSPDE, from the coding sequence ATGAGCCAGCAACAACTCCAGCAGCTCTCCCAGGAGATTCAAGAGATCCAACAGCAGATCGAGGCGATGCAGGCGAACGTCGAGTCGGTCCAGCAAGAAAAGACCGAAGCCGACGAAGCGATCGACGCACTCGAGACCCTCGAAACCGGATCGACCGTTCAGGTTCCCCTCGGCGGCGGTGCCTACCTTCGTGCGTCCATCGAGGACATCGACGAGGCGATCGTCGAACTCGGTGCCGAGTACGCCGCTGAGTTCGAGCAGGACGGTGCTATTTCCGTACTCGAGAACAAAAAGGAGAACCTCGACGACCGCATCGACGAGATCAACGAGGAGATCGCTGAACTCGAAAGCGAGAGCACCGAGCTCGAACAGCAGGCCCAGCAGATCCAACAGCAGGCGATGCAACAGCAGATGCAGGGGATGGGTCAGGGGCCCAGCCCTGACGAGTAA
- the ftsY gene encoding signal recognition particle-docking protein FtsY gives MFDNLKKKLGSFREDAEEAAEENVEDVEEGDLEEDDLETGDEDPSTNETTTSVDAAADPPSSRNEGAEGAPKTAVSSDRQDGSSDGDLETDRDERTDPGAGRAGVVSDDGPADDATGDEPDEDSGSTGFGRKAKSLVKGKFVIEAEDLEGPLHELEMALLSSDVEMGVAEEILDNIRDELIGETRTFTTSTGDVVENALRDAIYDVISVGQFDFDERIALEDKPVTIVFTGVNGVGKTTSIAKLSRYFEDRGYSTVVANGDTYRAGANEQIQEHADRLETKLIAHEQGGDPAAVLYDAVEYADANDVDIVLGDTAGRLHTDEGLMDQLEKIDRVVGPDMTLFVDEAVAGQDAVNRAREFDAAAEIDGTILTKADADSNGGAAISVAHVSGKPILFLGVGQGYDDLERFDPDEMVDRLLAEE, from the coding sequence ATGTTCGACAACCTGAAGAAGAAGCTCGGGAGCTTCCGCGAAGACGCCGAGGAAGCTGCCGAAGAGAACGTCGAAGACGTCGAGGAAGGCGATCTCGAGGAAGATGATCTCGAGACCGGTGACGAAGACCCATCGACAAACGAGACGACGACCAGCGTGGACGCGGCGGCCGATCCACCGTCCTCCCGGAACGAAGGGGCCGAGGGCGCTCCGAAAACCGCTGTCAGCTCCGATCGTCAGGATGGGAGCTCCGATGGGGATCTCGAGACGGACCGCGACGAACGGACCGATCCGGGAGCAGGCCGCGCCGGAGTCGTCTCCGACGACGGTCCCGCGGACGACGCGACCGGAGACGAACCGGATGAAGATAGCGGATCGACCGGCTTCGGACGGAAAGCCAAATCGCTCGTCAAAGGGAAGTTCGTAATCGAAGCGGAGGACCTCGAGGGGCCCCTTCACGAACTCGAGATGGCGCTGCTCTCGAGCGACGTCGAGATGGGCGTCGCAGAGGAAATCCTCGACAACATCCGCGACGAACTGATCGGTGAGACGCGAACGTTTACGACCTCGACGGGCGACGTCGTCGAAAACGCGCTTCGGGATGCCATCTACGACGTGATCAGCGTCGGGCAGTTCGACTTCGACGAGCGTATCGCCCTCGAGGACAAGCCCGTCACCATCGTCTTTACCGGCGTCAACGGCGTCGGAAAGACCACCTCGATCGCGAAGCTCAGTCGCTACTTCGAAGACCGAGGCTACTCGACCGTGGTGGCAAACGGCGACACCTACCGCGCCGGGGCAAACGAACAGATCCAGGAGCACGCAGACAGGCTCGAGACGAAGCTCATCGCCCACGAGCAGGGCGGTGATCCCGCAGCAGTGTTGTACGACGCCGTCGAGTACGCCGATGCCAACGACGTCGACATCGTCCTCGGTGACACTGCAGGGCGCCTCCACACCGACGAGGGACTGATGGATCAACTCGAGAAGATCGATCGCGTCGTCGGTCCCGACATGACGCTGTTCGTCGACGAGGCAGTCGCCGGTCAGGACGCGGTCAACCGTGCACGAGAGTTCGACGCCGCTGCCGAGATCGACGGTACGATTCTGACGAAAGCCGACGCCGACTCGAACGGTGGGGCCGCGATTTCGGTCGCCCACGTCTCCGGAAAACCGATCCTGTTTCTCGGCGTCGGACAGGGCTACGACGACCTCGAACGGTTCGATCCCGACGAGATGGTCGATCGGCTGCTTGCCGAGGAGTAA
- the samp2 gene encoding ubiquitin-like small modifier protein SAMP2: MCVTVDVKGEGTYEIDLATDGDSSPTYTDLLHEVDLSPHEVSVLVDGRPVPEDQPVDADHVTVLRLIKGG, from the coding sequence ATGTGCGTCACCGTCGACGTCAAGGGGGAAGGAACCTACGAGATCGATCTGGCTACCGACGGCGACTCGAGCCCGACGTACACCGATCTCCTTCACGAGGTCGATCTCAGCCCTCACGAGGTGAGCGTCCTCGTCGACGGCCGACCGGTACCGGAGGATCAGCCCGTCGACGCCGACCACGTTACCGTCTTGCGGCTGATCAAGGGTGGCTGA
- a CDS encoding bactofilin family protein, with translation MPERSTLRRRVVVLVALAVVLCATVPATAAAQSSSQVGGTVTVSEGETVDSLEAFAGTVVVEGTVTGDVSAAAGDIRIHGDVGGDVEAAGGSVTIAGTVDGDVQAASGSLEITDGATVGGDLSAGAGSATVDGVVDGDVAIGADTIRLGDEAAIAGDLRYGGDLVGNTGAVAGDIRHDSSLGGEFAPTLDPIVSWVFSLYVLALNLLIGAALLALFPRFSAGVSASVATDPVRTGLVGLGVLVGVPILLIALAITVVGIPLSFVGGFAFALAIWIAIIYGRFAVAAWLLSAVGVGNRWIALVVGLVAGAAVVQIPYLGTPINLIVLLLGLGALARGVYGHRRALRDRDREPGVRPEETPTD, from the coding sequence ATGCCCGAACGGTCCACACTCCGGAGACGAGTCGTCGTCCTCGTCGCCCTCGCCGTCGTTCTCTGTGCGACGGTGCCGGCGACGGCCGCCGCCCAGTCGAGTTCGCAGGTCGGCGGTACCGTCACCGTTTCCGAGGGAGAAACGGTCGACAGCCTCGAGGCGTTCGCGGGAACGGTCGTCGTCGAGGGAACGGTTACCGGCGACGTCAGCGCCGCTGCGGGCGATATTCGCATCCACGGCGACGTGGGCGGGGACGTCGAGGCAGCCGGCGGAAGCGTCACGATCGCCGGCACCGTCGACGGCGACGTTCAGGCCGCCTCCGGTAGCCTCGAGATCACGGACGGTGCGACCGTCGGTGGGGACCTCTCGGCCGGTGCCGGAAGCGCGACCGTCGACGGCGTCGTCGACGGCGACGTGGCCATCGGGGCGGACACGATCAGACTCGGAGACGAGGCCGCAATCGCCGGCGATCTGCGCTACGGCGGCGATCTCGTCGGGAACACGGGTGCCGTCGCGGGCGACATTCGTCACGATTCCTCGCTCGGCGGCGAGTTCGCCCCGACGCTCGATCCGATCGTATCGTGGGTGTTCTCGCTGTACGTCCTCGCGTTGAACCTGCTGATCGGTGCCGCGTTGCTCGCACTGTTTCCGCGATTCTCCGCTGGCGTTTCCGCGAGCGTCGCGACCGATCCGGTCCGAACGGGGCTCGTCGGACTCGGCGTGCTCGTCGGCGTGCCGATCCTGTTGATCGCGCTCGCGATCACTGTCGTCGGGATTCCGCTCTCGTTCGTCGGCGGGTTCGCGTTCGCACTGGCGATCTGGATCGCGATCATCTACGGCCGATTCGCCGTCGCGGCGTGGCTCCTCTCGGCCGTCGGCGTGGGAAACCGATGGATCGCGCTCGTTGTGGGATTGGTCGCCGGAGCCGCCGTCGTTCAGATTCCCTATCTCGGGACCCCGATCAACCTGATCGTCCTCCTGCTCGGTCTCGGCGCGCTCGCACGCGGCGTTTACGGCCATCGCCGGGCGCTTCGGGATCGCGATCGAGAGCCGGGCGTGAGACCCGAAGAAACCCCGACGGACTGA